The Dioscorea cayenensis subsp. rotundata cultivar TDr96_F1 chromosome 7, TDr96_F1_v2_PseudoChromosome.rev07_lg8_w22 25.fasta, whole genome shotgun sequence genome includes a region encoding these proteins:
- the LOC120265300 gene encoding cytochrome P450 81Q32-like codes for MVQSMNTIIFTTIVLIILIILIKLLIFSKTQNKNKIKKPPSPTSLPILGHLHLLINNKQPLYKTLTQLSNNHGPIMLLRFGFRRHVLIVSSFSAATECFTNLDIIFANRPKLPSEGHLTYHSRHLFFDRFSGCVVRPDIKAKHFVSKDQRFLLSIHQHSYGPHWRNICRIVAVHLFSSAKLNSSSIIRASETHALVRRLFKGGSEFKRVNIRTVLHEIVLNVMMMLVAGKRYYVDEGVGADVDEVKWFEEMVEETFKLSGMSNVRDFLPELLRVVDVHGVEKKLARLEKMWDEYLQRLIDELRGKLGNGNHDNESIIRMTLIGTLLSMQEDEDPDYYTDNLIKTQVLSLLSAGTDTSSATIEWGLSLLVNHPQVLKKAQDEIDELVGHDRLIKEFDIPNLPYLHCIVLEILRLYPAAPLLLPHESSQECKVFGFDIPRGTILVVNAYAMHIDPEIWEDALVFKPERFLGGEEKVKKMMPFGMGRRRCPGEGLSFRLVELVLGALVQCFEWERVEDEEVSMEGGAGLDMHKAMALELMCKPRPDLIVVISGL; via the exons ATGGTTCAAAGCATGAATACAATAATCTTCACAACCATAGtactcatcatcctcatcatcctcattaaacttctcatcttctccaaaactcaaaacaagaacaagattaAGAAACCACCAAGTCCCACTTCACTCCCAATCCTTGGTCACCTCCATCTCCtcataaacaacaaacaaccaCTCTACAAAACTCTCACTCAACTCTCCAACAACCATGGCCCCATCATGCTCCTCCGTTTTGGCTTTCGGCGCCATGTTCTCATCGTCTCATCTTTCTCCGCTGCAACTGAGTGCTTCACCAACCTCGACATCATATTTGCAAACCGTCCCAAACTCCCCTCCGAAGGTCATCTAACATACCACTCTCGGCACCTCTTCTTTGATAGATTTAGTGGGTGTGT GGTACGACCAGACATAAAAGCAAAGCACTTTGTATCTAAAGACCAACGGTTTCTTCTGAGTATCCATCAACATTCTTATGGTCCTCACTGGCGTAACATTTGCCGCATCGTCGCCGTCCATCTCTTCTCTTCAGCGAAGCTCAACTCATCATCCATCATCCGTGCTTCAGAGACACATGCACTTGTCCGGCGCTTGTTCAAAGGTGGCAGTGAGTTCAAGAGAGTGAATATCAGGACAGTGTTGCATGAGATTGTGTTGaatgtgatgatgatgttggTGGCCGGAAAGAGGTATTATGTGGATGAAGGTGTAGGTGCGGATGTGGATGAAGTCAAGTGGTTTGAGGAGATGGTGGAGGAGACGTTCAAGCTTAGTGGGATGTCAAATGTCAGGGATTTCTTACCGGAGTTGTTGAGGGTCGTGGATGTGCATGGAGTGGAGAAGAAGTTGGCGAGGTTGGAGAAGATGTGGGATGAGTACTTGCAGAGGTTGATAGATGAGTTGAGAGGCAAACTTGGCAATGGAAATCATGATAATGAGTCCATTATTAGAATGACGCTTATTGGTACTTTGCTATCAATGCAAGAAGATGAAGACCCAGATTATTACACTGATAATCTCATCAAAACACAAGTCctg AGTCTTTTATCTGCTGGAACGGATACATCATCCGCGACGATAGAATGGGGATTGTCACTGCTAGTAAACCATCCTCAAGTTTTGAAAAAGGCTCAAGATGAGATTGATGAACTTGTAGGACATGACAGACTAATCAAAGAGTTTGATATCCCTAACCTTCCTTACCTTCATTGCATTGTGCTTGAAATTCTTAGGCTTTATCCTGCAGCACCATTACTTCTCCCTCATGAATCATCTCAAGAATGCAAGGTCTTCGGCTTTGACATCCCTCGTGGGACGATACTAGTGGTGAATGCTTATGCCATGCATATAGACCCGGAGATATGGGAAGATGCATTGGTGTTTAAGCCTGAGAGATTTTTAGGTGGAGAGGAGAaagtgaagaagatgatgccTTTTGGGATGGGGAGAAGGAGGTGTCCTGGTGAAGGACTTAGTTTTAGGCTTGTTGAGTTGGTGCTTGGGGCTCTAGTGCAGTGTTTTGAGTGGGAGAGAGTTGAGGATGAGGAGGTGAGCATGGAGGGAGGAGCTGGTTTGGATATGCATAAGGCTATGGCACTTGAGCTTATGTGCAAACCTCGTCCAGATTTGATTGTTGTTATCTCTGGACTTTAA